A stretch of the Aegilops tauschii subsp. strangulata cultivar AL8/78 chromosome 4, Aet v6.0, whole genome shotgun sequence genome encodes the following:
- the LOC109778834 gene encoding chaperone protein ClpB1 yields MDFDRAMARSAACDRLGASVSRSSGNVSSDTKAVLCLGAAAALGWAAWRYYQRHVCLQKFGRDMTALAGKADPVIGRDDEIDRVISILCRRTKNCVALVGAAGVGKTAVAEALAQRIAAGMVPDVLAGASVIELDLGELVAGTKYRGSFERRMKDVIKQVEASNGKVILFIDEMHMLLGAGRSRRSAMGAANMLKPALARGRIRCVGATTFDEYRKYVEKDAALERRFQKVQVEEPSMHTTIEILQGLKKRHEKYHGLEIQDAALVAAAQLAGRYITGRQFPDKAIDLIDEACATANKKMRQINRQKEEMKTTKSSSANAMKEAIITPDHVAQVVSRWTGIPVTVLNQEEKDKLICLADRLHERVVGQDEAVNLVAEAVLRSRAGLDHPGQPIGSFLFLGSTGVGKTELAKALAEQLFDSEKMLVRFDMSEYVGSSSVLRLVGAPPSYRGYEDGGQLTEKVRRNPYSVILFDEVEKADPSVFNIFLQILDDGRLTDGRGQTVDFKNTIIIMTSNLGSDYLISKTARENTTESTRDLLMEQVCKHFKPELLNRLSEIVIFEPLSHDKLKEITKIQMKSIMARVATKGISLSISDAALDTILSESYSPTYGARPIRRWMQKNVMTTLSKMLVKGQASEGSTICIEATDDKKGLEYEVVKKEASLH; encoded by the exons ATGGACTTCGATAGGGCCATGGCAAGGAGTGCAGCCTGCGATCGGTTGGGAGCCTCCGTGTCGCGCTCCAGCGGAAACGTGTCTAGCGACACCAAAGCCGTCCTCTGCCTTGGGGCAGCCGCTGCTTTGGGCTGGGCAGCGTGGAGGTACTACCAACGTCATGTGTGCCTCCAGAAGTTCGGCCGGGACATGACGGCATTGGCTGGAAAAGCTGATCCGGTGATTGGCCGCGATGACGAGATTGACCGCGTCATCTCCATCCTCTGCCGCCGGACCAAGAACTGCGTTGCGCTCGTCGGTGCTGCAGGGGTAGGCAAGACGGCAGTCGCCGAGGCCCTCGCCCAGCGCATTGCCGCCGGGATGGTCCCTGACGTTCTCGCCGGTGCGAGCGTCATTGAGCTCGATCTCGGGGAATTGGTGGCTGGGACCAAGTACCGTGGCTCGTTCGAGAGACGCATGAAGGACGTGATAAAGCAGGTGGAGGCTTCGAACGGCAAGGTGATTCTATTCATCGACGAGATGCACATGCTTCTTGGTGCAGGGCGGTCCAGGAGGAGTGCCATGGGTGCTGCCAACATGCTGAAGCCAGCGTTGGCCCGTGGGCGTATTCGCTGCGTGGGTGCGACAACTTTCGATGAGTACCGTAAGTATGTCGAGAAGGATGCCGCACTGGAGCGGCGGTTCCAAAAGGTGCAGGTCGAGGAGCCGAGCATGCACACAACCATTGAGATTCTGCAGGGGCTAAAGAAACGGCATGAAAAGTACCATGGCTTGGAAATCCAGGATGCAGCTCTTGTTGCTGCTGCACAGCTTGCTGGCCGCTATATCACTG GTCGTCAGTTTCCTGACAAGGCAATTGATCTGATTGATGAGGCATGCGCCACTGCAAACAAAAAGATGAGGCAGATTAACCGCCAAAAGGAGGAAATGAAGACTACAAAAAGTAGCTCTGCAAATGCAATGAAGGAAGCAATTATCACCCCAGATCATGTTGCACAA GTTGTGAGCCGATGGACTGGAATTCCCGTCACCGTGCTTAATCAAGAGGAGAAGGATAAGTTAATCTGTCTAGCGGACAGACTGCATGAGCGAGTTGTTGGCCAGGATGAAGCCGTCAACCTAGTTGCAGAAGCAGTGTTACGCTCTAGAGCTGGCCTTGATCATCCTGGCCAACCCATAGGCTCTTTCCTCTTCTTGGGCTCAACTGGTGTTGGAAAGACAGAGCTCGCAAAAGCTCTTGCCGAACAGCTATTTGATAGTGAGAAGATGTTGGTTCGCTTTGACATGTCTGAATATGTTGGGAGTAGTTCTGTGTTGCGTCTCGTTGGAGCACCTCCAAG CTATCGTGGCTATGAAGATGGTGGACAACTGACCGAGAAAGTTAGGAGGAACCCGTACAGTGTCATCCTTTTTGATGAGGTGGAGAAAGCAGATCCCTCGGTGTTCAATATTTTTCTTCAAATCCTTGATGATGGCAGGTTGACTGATGGCAGAGGCCAGACTGTAGATTTCAAGAATACCATCATCATCATGACCTCAAATCTTGGATCTGATTACCTAATATCAAAGACGGCTAGAGAAAACACAACGGAATCTACACGGGACCTTCTCATGGAACAG GTTTGCAAGCACTTCAAGCCTGAGCTTCTCAACAGACTGAGTGAGATCGTCATATTTGAGCCGCTTTCGCATGACAAACTGAAGGAGATAACGAAAATCCAGATGAAGAGCATTATGGCCAGAGTAGCTACCAAGGGCATCTCTCTTTCTATTAGTGATGCCGCATTGGACACTATCTTATCGGAATCATATAGCCCA ACCTACGGTGCAAGACCCATAAGGAGGTGGATGCAAAAGAATGTGATGACAACGCTTTCCAAGATGTTGGTCAAAGGACAAGCCAGTGAAGGCTCAACAATCTGCATTGAAGCTACTGACGACAAGAAGGGGCTGGAGTATGAAGTGGTGAAGAAGGAGGCGAGCCTACACTAA
- the LOC109778835 gene encoding serine/threonine-protein kinase GRIK1, with product MADLTDMGCCSCFSFLRKPSVKVGRPRDTDGMLSKDLLKRQTSEDFDGSFYTGDDPDLSFYNGDGIDRSFFNGDDPDRSFYERDGTDYNHESDDEPPRKRSEDIILTRAQSGFACRESLVKETKKVVRSEDDLGNKMINQYVHLGKIGAGSYGKVVLYRNIEDGKLYAVKVLNKPHMMKVRVVRSETAMTDVIREVSLMKMLSHPNIVNLIEVIDDPNSDKFYMVLEYVEGKIVWDKGIGEATCRKYLRDIISGVIYLHSHNIIHSDIKPDNLLVTSTGNVKIGDFSVSQIFEDDDDMLRRSPGTPVFTAPECCQGSAYHGRASDTWAVGVTLYCMITGRYPFLGETLQETYDKIVNDPADIPSNVSPQLVDLLERLLCKDPGDRITLEAAAAHPWVAGDEGPVPEYMCRCGFGRRKRNGSQEAVQ from the exons ATGGCAGACCTCACGGACATGGGCTGCTGCAGCTGTTTCAGTTTCCTAAGGAAGCCCAGCGTGAAGGTAGGTCGGCCTCGGGACACTGATGGCATGTTGTCCAAAGATTTGTTGAAGCGCCAGACTAGTGAAGATTTCGATGGGAGCTTCTACACTGGAGATGATCCTGACCTAAGCTTTTACAATGGGGATGGCATTGATAGAAGCTTCTTTAATGGTGATGATCCTGATAGAAGTTTCTATGAAAGAGATGGTACTGATTATAATCATGAAAGTGACGATGAGCCCCCACGGAAGAGGTCTGAAGATATTATTCTGACAAGGGCTCAAAGTGGCTTTGCATGTAGAGAAAGCCTGGTTAAGGAGACTAAAAAAGTTGTTCGCTCAGAG GACGATCTTGGCAATAAGATGATCAATCAGTATGTTCACCTGGGCAAGATCGGTGCTGGAAGCTATGGCAAAGTG GTTCTATACCGAAACATTGAAGATGGGAAGTTATATGCAGTGAAG GTGCTGAATAAACCTCACATGATGAAAGTACGTGTCGTACGGTCAGAAACCGCCATGACAGATGTTATTCGGGAA GTATCCCTCATGAAAATGTTGAGTCATCCCAATATCGTAAATCTCATTGAGGTGATTGATGATCCAAACTCAGATAAATTCTACATGG TTCTTGAGTATGTGGAAGGAAAAATTGTGTGGGATAAAGGTATAGGAGAAGCTACTTGCAGAAAGTACTTGCGGGACATTATTTCTGGTGTTATATATCTTCACTCTCAT AACATTATTCATAGTGATATTAAACCAGATAATCTCTTGGTCACAAGTACTGGCAATGTGAAGATAGGGGACTTCAGTGTTAGCCAGATTTTTGAG GATGATGATGATATGCTTCGGAGATCTCCAGGCACTCCTGTTTTCACTGCACCGGAGTGCTGTCAAG GTTCAGCTTACCATGGTAGAGCGTCTGATACATGGGCAGTCGGTGTTACTCTGTATTGTATGATTACTGGGCGCTATCCATTTCTAGGAGAAACTTTGCAGGAAACATACGACAAG ATTGTCAATGATCCAGCGGATATACCCAGTAACGTGAGCCCCCAACTTGTTGATTTGCTGGAAAGGCTTCTCTGCAAAG ATCCCGGAGACCGTATCACCCTGGAAGCTGCGGCTGCGCATCCTTGGGTTGCTGGGGATGAGGGGCCAGTCCCCGAATACATGTGTAGATGTGGTTTTGGCCGCAGGAAGAGAAATGGTTCACAAGAAGCAGTACAATAA